The following proteins come from a genomic window of Nyctibius grandis isolate bNycGra1 chromosome 35, bNycGra1.pri, whole genome shotgun sequence:
- the ATG4D gene encoding LOW QUALITY PROTEIN: cysteine protease ATG4D (The sequence of the model RefSeq protein was modified relative to this genomic sequence to represent the inferred CDS: deleted 2 bases in 1 codon) — MATPPSLPPPPHSDVTSARPPTPFPGAGPGPAPAGAPAPPARRRHERGAAAEGGGGEAAAAAAPGPGGPPGAAPGAEEGPRVRGRFLSAWNSVRYGWSVRPRPHFSKLSPLHLLGRVYRLGGDEELERFHRDFSSRLWLTYRRGFPALAGTPWTTDCGWGCTLRTAQMLLAQGLLLHLLGRDWTWPEALVEAEPAVATSRRPRDPPGWPRAPPGRPRVPPGPPSPWAPPAEQRHRAIVAWFADHPRAPFGIHRLVELGRSAGKRAGDWYGPSMVAHMLRRAVETCPDTGSLAVYVSQDCTVYKGDVASLLRGDPGQRRAVLVLVPLRLGGDTLNPAYVECLKELLKLRSCVGIIGGRPRHSLYFLGFQDDFLLYLDPHYCQPAVDTSREDFPLQSFHAGSPRKMPFGRMDPSCTIGFYAAGGGTLDELCADLARVAGPPPRRRSDTPSSRWPRGKRRTRSPPPTAPPRRLPPPPRAGKRPKKPNADEFVFL, encoded by the exons ATGGCgacccctccctccctcccgcccccgCCCCATTCTGACGTCACTTCCGCCCGGCCCCCGACGCCATTTCCG GGcgcggggcccggccccgcccccgccggggcccccgccccgcccgcgcgccgccgccatgagcgcggggccgcggcggaggggggcgggggggaggcggcggcggcggcggcccccggcccggggggtccccccggggctgcccccggcGCTGAGGAGGGGCCGCGGGTGCGGGGCCGGTTCCTCTCGGCCTGGAACAGCGTCCGCTacg GCTGGTCGGTGCGGCCCAGGCCCCACTTCAGCAAACTCTCCCCCCTGCACCTGCTGGGCCGCGTGTACCGCCTGGGCGGCGACG aggAGCTGGAGCGTTTCCACCGGGATTTCTCCTCCCGCCTCTGGCTCACGTACCGCCGCGGTTTCCCGGCGCTCGCCGGGACCCCCTGGACCACCGACTGCGGCTGGGGCTGCACCCTGCGCACCGCCCAGATGCTGCTGGCCCAGGGCCTCCTCCTGCACCTCCTGGGCCGGG ACTGGACGTGGCCGGAGGCGTTGGTGGAAGCGGAGCCGGCGGTAGCCACATCCCGGCGACCACGGGACCCCCCGGGATGGCCACGGGCCCCCCCAGGGAGGCCACGGgtccccccaggacccccctcGCCCTGGGCCCCCCCCGCGGAGCAGCGGCACCGCGCCATCGTGGCCTGGTTCGCCGACCACCCCCGGGCGCCTTTCGGCATCCACCGGCTGGTGGAACTGGGCCGGAGCGCGGGCAAACGGGCCGGGGACTGGTACGGGCCCTCCATGGTGGCCCACATGCTGCG GAGAGCGGTGGAGACCTGCCCTGACACCGGCAGCCTCGCGGTTTATGTGTCTCAGGACTGTACTG TTTACAAGGGGGACGTCGCCAGCCTGCTGCGGGGTGACCCGGGCCAGCGCCGCGCCGTCCTCGTCCTGGTGCCGCTgcggctggggggggacaccctgAACCCCGCCTACGTGGAGTGCCTCAAg gagctgctgaagcTCCGCTCCTGCGTGGGCATCATCGGCGGCAGACCCCGGCACTCGCTCTACTTCCTCGGCTTCCAAG ATGATTTCTTGCTCTACCTGGACCCCCACTACTGCCAGCCCGCCGTGGACACCTCCCGCGAGGATTTCCCCTTGCAG tccTTCCAC GCGGGCTCCCCCCGCAAAATGCCCTTCGGGAGGATGGATCCCAGCTGCACCATCGGGTTCTACGCCGCCGGCGGCGGGACCCTGGACGAGCTCTGCGCCGACCTCGCCCGC gtGGCTGGCCCCCCCCCTCGGCGCCGCAGCGATACCCCGTCTTCACGCTGGCCGAGGGGCAAGCGCCGGACCCGGAGCCCCCCCCCCacggcccccccccgccgcctgccgccccccccccgcgccggcaAACGCCCCAAGAAACCCAATGCCGACGAGTTCGTCTTCCTCTga